The following proteins are encoded in a genomic region of Phalacrocorax carbo chromosome 2, bPhaCar2.1, whole genome shotgun sequence:
- the SKIDA1 gene encoding SKI/DACH domain-containing protein 1, which produces MGDLKSGFEEVDGVRLGYLIIKGKQMFALSQVFTDLLKNIPRTTVHKRMDHLKVKKHHCDLEELRKLKAINSIAFHAAKCTLISREDVEALYTSCKTERVLKTKRRKISRALSAADLRPELAPADPFSGFWKENKLWLGLNDSPRPLLPVRRKALRPGDAAVLPASHLPHIFSKYTGHSYPEIARAPCKPPVNYETPPAAGSCAPLRARRPPAARPPPAAAAARPRLPAAGPPPLPARCRRRRRHGAAAAAGALGPPGGARRPRGAPRLPLPPLPRGFGPPPPPAFPESGSSDSESSCCSGRAAHDSDCGSSLSSSSEGSSEEEDEEEEEEDEEGSGASDSSEGSSEEEEEEEEEEEEEEEEEEEDSTSDSDSSSVSSQVSVQSIRFRRTSFCSPPGMVHANFLYHLAAAAAPRPPTPTPAPAPAQPGRPPALRRPPGGVKPELPEEWGRPGWAPAAPALRCSGGLGSCFAEIRDDRVSEITFPHSEFSNNAKSTDLTINCVAKGASSPSPKTNNAFPQQRILREARKCLQATTTHRADNNTIAARFLNNDFSSAAANSEKDSKIPHCIEFATDLPSLQTDPEEDAASPGPAAAAELQCTDTGNKALPFLHSIKIKIEDSSANDEYEPDLTTHKLKCECNDTKDEFYGVTESNNQDALLTAKEDSACTEKETTSLNTLTQSQVLSCTLGTPKPEDGEYKFGARVRKNYRTLVLGKRPVLQTPPVKPNLKSARSPRPTGKIETHEGTLDDFTVNNRRKRVASNVASAVKRPFNFMANFPCPPSLIIGNDGDLLPAYSLNTTKDSQPPHKAHPVWKWQLGGSAIPLPPSHKFRKFN; this is translated from the coding sequence ATGGGAGACCTGAAGTCGGGTTTTGAAGAGGTGGATGGCGTGAGGCTCGGCTACCTCATCattaaaggaaagcaaatgtttgcACTCTCCCAGGTTTTTACAGACCTGCTCAAAAACATCCCGCGAACTACCGTGCACAAGCGAATGGatcatttaaaagtaaaaaagcatCACTGCGACCTGGAGGAGTTGAGGAAACTCAAAGCCATCAACTCCATCGCATTCCACGCCGCCAAATGCACCCTGATCTCCAGAGAGGACGTGGAAGCCCTTTACACATCCTGCAAAACCGAGCGGGTCCTGAAGACGAAACGGAGGAAGATCAGCCGGGCGCTGTCAGCCGCCGACCTGCGGCCGGAGCTCGCCCCCGCCGACCCCTTCTCCGGcttctggaaggagaacaaACTTTGGCTGGGTTTGAACGACTCCCCCCGGCCGCTGCTGCCCGTCAGGAGGAAAGCCCTGCGCCCGGGGGACGCCGCCGTGCTACCGGCCTCTCATCTACCTCACATTTTTAGTAAATACACTGGCCACAGCTACCCAGAAATCGCTCGGGCGCCATGCAAACCCCCCGTAAACTATGAAACGCCGCCAGCGGCGGGCAGCTGCGCGCccctccgcgcccgccgcccgcccgccgcccgccccccgcccgccgccgccgcggcgcggccccggctcccggccgccggccccccgcccctgcccgcccgctgccgccgccgccgccgccacggggcggccgccgccgccggcgcccTGGGCCCCCCCGGCggcgcccgccggccccgcggcgccccgcggctgccgctaccgccgctgccccgcggcttcgggccgccgccgccgcccgccttCCCCGAGAGCGGCAGCAGCGACTCGGAGTCCAGCTGCTGCTCCGGCCGCGCCGCCCACGACTCGGACTGCggctccagcctctccagctcCAGCGAGGGCAGctcagaggaggaggacgaggaggaggaggaggaggacgaggagggCAGCGGCGCCTCGGACTCCAGCGAGGGCagctcagaggaggaggaggaagaggaggaggaagaggaggaagaggaggaggaggaggaggaggacagcaCCTCGGACTCCGACTCCAGCTCGGTCTCCAGCCAGGTCTCTGTGCAGAGCATCCGCTTCAGGCGCACCAGTTTCTGCAGCCCGCCCGGCATGGTCCACGCCAACTTCTTGTACCATctggcggccgccgccgccccccggcccccgaCCCCgaccccggccccggccccggcgcagcccggccgcccgcccgccctccgCCGCCCTCCCGGCGGAGTCAAGCCGGAGCTGCCGGAGGAGTGGGGCCGCCCCGGCtgggctcccgccgccccggccctgCGCTGCTCCGGCGGCCTAGGGAGCTGCTTCGCGGAGATAAGAGACGATAGGGTATCCGAGATCACATTCCCACACTCTGAATTTTCCAATAATGCCAAGAGTACTGACCTAACAATTAACTGTGTTGCAAAGGGGGCCTCTTCACCTAGCCCAAAGACAAACAATGcatttccacaacaaagaataCTCAGAGAGGCAAGGAAATGCCTTCAAGCAACTACTACACACCGTGCAGATAACAATACAATAGCTGCTAGGTTcttaaataatgatttttcaTCTGCGGCAGCAAATTCAGAGAAAGATTCCAAAATCCCTCATTGTATTGAATTTGCCACGGATTTGCCCTCTTTACAAACTGATCCCGAGGAGGATGCTGCTTCtccagggccagcagcagcagctgagctccAGTGCACTGATACAGGCAATAAGGCATTGCCATTCCTGCACAGcattaaaatcaaaatagaGGACAGCAGTGCAAACGACGAGTATGAGCCTGACCTTACAACACATAAGCTAAAGTGTGAGTGCAATGATACTAAGGATGAGTTTTACGGTGTGACTGAGAGTAATAACCAGGACGCTTTATTAACAGCCAAGGAAGATTCTGCATGCACTGAGAAAGAAACCACTTCCTTAAACACGCTGACTCAGAGTCAGGTCCTCTCATGCACTTTAGGTACTCCAAAACCTGAGGATGGGGAGTATAAATTTGGAGCAAGGGTGAGAAAAAATTACAGGACACTGGTTTTGGGAAAGCGACCTGTACTGCAGACTCCTCCAGTCAAACCAAATTTGAAATCAGCTCGAAGCCCACGTCCTACAGGTAAAATCGAGACACATGAAGGAACACTGGATGATTTTACAGTTAACAATAGACGCAAAAGGGTAGCCAGCAATGTAGCATCAGCAGTGAAAAGGCCATTTAATTTCATGGCAAATTTTCCCTGTCCACCATCACTAATTATTGGCAATGATGGGGATTTGTTGCCAGCTTATTCCTTAAACACCACTAAGGATTCCCAACCACCTCACAAGGCCCATCCTGTATGGAAATGGCAGCTGGGCGGTTCTGCAATACCTCTTCCACCTAGCCACAAATTCAGgaaatttaattaa